In the genome of Pontibacter actiniarum, the window AGAGGTAACGGACCTGACAAGCATCGGGACGCTGTTTGCCTTTGCGCTGGTATGTGGGGGCATCCTCTTGCTGGAAGAGAAGCAAAAAACAGCGATTGCCACACACAAAGGTTTCCGGGTTCCTTACATCAACGGCAAGTACATACTCCCGGTACTGCTCCTGGCTGCCACAGTACTGCTGTTCCTCTACAACAAAGCGGCAGTTACAACCTTTTTCAGCATGAGCGGCGGTTGGGGAAGCCTGCAACACAAGATATCACTGTACGGCTTTATTGGGGTTACGGCGGTTCTGACGGTGCTCACTTTCAACCGAAACCTTTCCCTGATTCCGGTGCTGGGCCTCCTGATAAACCTGTACCTGATGACGGAGCTGGGACTGACGAACTGGAGCCGCTTTATGGCCTGGCTGGTTCTGGGACTGGTGATTTACTTCGCCTACGGGTACCGCAACAGCAAGCTGCACCAGCAGCTGTAAACGTCTAAAGCATCCGCCCTTGAAACAACAGAGAGACATGGCCGTTCACTTCCTCCTACTTTTGTGGGGTGGGTTGCTGTGCCTTTCTGTGTACCTGAGGGCGGAGCAACTATCACCGGGTGTTGTCTCCCACAGGTCAGGTTCCTCTCCCGAGCAGCTTTCGGCAGAGGAGCAGGCTACCCCTGTAGCCTGGTCAGCGGGCTCTGCCCCGCAGCGTGCCACAAACCCTGTCGATCCGGTGTTGCCCGGCCTGGTGCCGTTCTGCTACCTACTGACTCAGCAACTTACGCAGCTTAATCTAAAACCCACCAAGGCCATTCTTGGCGGCTTCTCCACCCTTACAGAGCAGTTCCGGATACTGCCCAACGCTCCTTAGCCACTTCCCCCTCTCCTTGCTGACAAATAAGGGCTTCATAGCCTCTCTCTCAGCATTACCCTTTGTAAAGAAGCTGCTGCAAGCTGCTTCGCCAACCATAATTACATAGCAATGGCTAAACATATTTTTGCGACGAAATCCGTCGATAACCTCATCAGAGAATCCGAAGGTGGCGAGCACGGTTTAAAACGAACGCTCACCGCCACAAACCTGACCATGCTGGGCGTGGGGGCCATCATCGGGGCCGGTATATTTGTCCTCACTGGTACGGCAGCGGCCAACGCAGCGGGACCGGCAATCGTCATTTCCTTTCTTATTGCGGGCCTGGGGTGCCTTTTTGCAGGCCTGTGCTATGCCGAATTCGCCTCTATGATTCCGATTGCCGGCAGCGCCTACACCTATGGCTATGCTACGCTGGGCGAGTTTATAGCCTGGATCATCGGCTGGGACCTGATTCTGGAGTACCTGTTTGGCGCGGCGACAGTGGCCGTAGGATGGAGCGGCAACTTCGTAAGCTTGCTCAAGTCATTGGGCATTCATGTTCCCGCAGCTATTGCCTCGGCCCCGCTGGCCTACAACGGCAGCTCCTTTGAGCTTACCGGAGCCCTCATGAACCTGCCAGCAATCATCCTTATCCTGATCATGACCGCCCTGCTGGTTGTGGGGATACAGGAGTCTGCCAAGCTCAACAACGTGATTGTGATCGTAAAGGTGGCCATCGTGCTGCTGGTAATCGGCTTTGGATTCCAGTACGTGAACACGGCCAACTGGGAGCCCTTTATTCCTGCCAAGGAAATCCTGACCGACGGCAGCAGTCGTTACGGCTGGCAAGGCGTGGTGGCCGGTGCTGCCATTGTTTTCTTCTCTTACATCGGCTTTGACGCCGTCAGCACAGCTGCCCAGGAGGCCAAAAACCCTCAACGCGACATGCCCATCAGCATGCTGGTGTCCCTTGGTATTTGCACGTTGCTTTATGTACTGATGTCGCTGGTACTGACTGGCTTGGTGCCTTTCAAAATGCTGAACGTTCCGGACCCGGTTCTAGTGGCGTTGGAGGCGGCTGGCCCTGCATTGAAGTGGCTTTACTTCTTTACCGGAGTAGGTGCTGTGGCAGGATTGGCCTCTGTCGTACTTGTTATGCTGATGGGCCAGCCGCGCATCTTCTACGCCATGAGCCGCGACGGGCTCCTGCCTGCAATATTCGGCACGGTACACCCGAAGTACAAAACACCCTATGTTCCCACCATTCTCACAGGGCTGGTAGCAGCCGTGGTAGCCGGTATCTTCCCGATCGGCTTGCTGGGTGAGTTGGTGAGCATCGGAACGCTGCTGGCCTTCGTGATTGTCTGTGCCGGTATTATTATCCTCCGGCGCACAAACCCGAACATTCCGCGTCCGTTCAAAACGCCTTTGGTGCCGCTCGTTCCTGCGCTCGGCATACTTATCTGCGGGTACATGATGGTGAACCTGGGCTTTGACACTTGGTTGCGCCTGCTTGTGTGGATGGGAATCGGTGTGGTTATTTATTTCTTCTACGGACGCAAGCACAGCAAGCTGCGGAAGCAAGATACATCCCCTGCAGAAGCAAGGGAACTGGTTAGTTAATATGTTGAATCTGTAAAGTCCGCCACTTCTGGTGGTGGACTTTCTTTCTATCTCTTACATCACAAATAAAATATAACATGGATTTACAATCAATCATTATCGGGTTAGCTTCTATTGCACCTCTTGTAGCGCTCGCCCTTTACTTACACAGCAAGTATAAACAGAACCTCTCGATGAAACTTCAGGCTTTCCAGGCGGTGGCCGCACGGCAAGGGTTGGTCATTACAGAACAGGACATCTGGGACCCTGGCTATGCAATTGGCCTGGACAAACAGAGCATGAAGCTACTCTACACCCAAAAGATCGATAACCAGGAACGGGAGATCGTGCTGGACCTGAACGAAGTGCAGCAGTGCAGCGTGAGCAACACTGCCCGTGACGTAAACGGAGGCAAAGTAATTGACAACATAGACCTGATCTTTACATTGCGCAATGCCAGACACTCTAAGCACACGCTCGCGTTTTATAACCGGGAAGAGAGCCTTAACCTGCGCGAAGAACTCAGGCTGGCAGAGAAATGGAGAGACATCGTGAATGTACATCTTATACAGCAGCCGAGCCAGGCTTCCGCAGAACGAAAAGGAAACCTTTCTTTTTCTTAAGCCCCTGATGCTACGCCCGACGTACTGAAATAAGATTTAGCTGCATGTGTTAAGGTCTGAAGCGAGCCGCTTCAGACCTTTTTTTGTATTCTGGTGAGAGGGACTCCAGATCCTCCGGGGCAAGATAAGGCTGGTTTTGTAAGTACCGAGCTGCTTTGAAAGGGAGTGTAATTTAAACTGTGTCATTTCATGCTTTTCCATATGAGAATAAGTTTGCCTTTTTATGATTTCAATTTATACAACGGTCTCGTACAGGCTAAGGCGAGGCATCAGCCGAAGCTTAAGCCTGTGCTTTGTTAGCCAATCCTGTTTTTAGATTCTTTTTGATTTCAGCACCTTGATGTACCATGGATACCTGTCGACTTTTCTTTTCTCTAAGTCCAGAATCAGAAAGGTGGCTGTTTCAATTCCTTTATTAATTTAAAGAAATTGTTGACCGCCCTTATTTCTTAATTTAAGTGTCTCTTTTTCATTAGAGTAGCTTTCCCTGCCAGGTTCTGTACAAGTATAGATGTCAACTAAGGAAAATTTTTGCTTTCCTACTCTCCACTCAACCAAGTTACAGGTCTTTAAACCAAAGCGAAAGTTAGCGTCCTGATATAGTTCGATGATTTCTGATTTATAGTATAGGCTATCGCTGTTATCAGTAGTCCATTCTCCTATAAGGTCTTTTCTTTTTACTTGACCAAAGGCAGCCAAATCAAGAAGTAGAAAGAAAGCTATAAACCAGTATGTTCTTTTTTCAATCATTTCAGTTTTGGCTAATGTCTAGTATAAAAGACGGCGGAGGCCGTCGGCCGATGCTGACTTTTATACAGTGTTAGCACCTGTATTTTTTATTTTAACTCTGTTACTTTCTCAACCTTGGCTTTTTTTATATCGAAAGCAACTATTCTCTTTTTGTAAATCGGGCTATCGTATCCGTGAATCAAATTCTTGTCGAATGAGCTTAAGTCCAGAACATCGAATATTTCTGAAAAGGTTGTGAGAGTCATTTTATCAAGGTCTGTAAGAATTATCTTCTGCATTGTTCCTTTTAGTAAAGTCCTTGTCCAAGTCGGTACAGCTACCCGATTAGTGTTCGTTTCCCAGACAGGCGGGCCAGCAATGCAATCGCCGATTTTATATTTCCCGTTTTCTTTGTTTACAATATAACATTCTCCTCCTATCGGGGCGCCCATTGCAATTTCATTCAGGTTATAATATTCCACCTTGAATTCTCCTGTATAGGCGGTTAGCTTCTTGTCGGTATTATGAAAGTCCCAAGGGTTAGGATATGAGTCCATTAAATATTTAATATTGGTGCTAACGTACTGGGCTTTGCGGTGGCGTAGCTACCGTAAAGGTGTTGTTGGCAGAGGTAGTATTTATTTTCTGGTTAGACTGTCATAGGGTACACTAACTGGGGCTGGCGGAGGAGGAATTAATATGTCTTCTGTAGTGCTAAAATGCCGATTCTCACTCTTACTTAGATTTTGTTTTTCAACAATATCAAGTAATTCATATAGCGTCTCATTTAACTCACCTTGCATAGTTCCAACCATTCTTGCTTCTCCATTGTCGAACACGAATAGCAATGAGTGAAATGCTCCATCTTCTTCAAAATAAAAGCCTTCTTTCAAACTATTGAAATTTATAGAGTCCACTAATCTATAAACTCTTCCCATACTCCCTGAATCAAGCTTTGTCTTATAATTCTCGACAACAGTTTCGCCATGCTTTTCTCTTAAACGGTAATAGACGGTACTATCATTATTTATCTCTACGTCCTTGCTATACCTTTCATCGCTCCATCCTGGAAATATAGAAAAGCTAATGCGTTCGAAACGAACATTTTGCTTTGTGGTTGAAATGGGTTCGGCAGCTTTTTCGACAGTGCTTTTATTTATATTCTCTTCATGACTCCCGCAGGAGATTAGAAGCACCAGAAACACAAATAGCAAAGAGTTCTTCATAATTTCTTTCACTGCCAACGGTGCTGGTACAGGCTGCGGGCGAGGCGCAGCTGAGTATGGAGCCTGTGCGGTGTTGGCGGAAGCTGTTTTCAACCACCAATTGAATTTCTAAAAAACCTATAACATTCTTCTGTACTTATGTTGGCTACAACGTTAAAGTACCAATCACTACCGTCTTGTACTTCTACTATTTCTTTTTTCCAGTCTTTGTGGTCAAATTCGCTCTCTTTGGAAAAACAGTTTATCCAAATCAGTTTCTGCCCCTTTTCATTTATGCCCCAAAAGTATTGTCTTCTATAAGTGGATAGGTCATTGACTTCTCCGATAGCTAAACTGTCAGCACCTATTTCATCAACTTCTGCACATCTTCTCAGGATTCTCTCGGCAATTACAATATCATCAAGCGAAGGTGTAAAGGGAGTAATAGTGTCTTTTTCCTTAGGTCTTAATAGCATGCTAAATGTAAACACATCACGGTTTGGTGACTCATGCTCGCTGAATACCACACCAGAGAAACTATCAGTTTCAACAAGTACGTTGGCAGAACTATCTATAGAAGTAACTGAGTATTCCATACCGTTAATTTCCTGTGTTTCTGTCTTACTGCTGCACGACGTGAAGTATAGCAAGATTATCAGCAAGAATATAAGGTGCTTCATTTTCCTTTATAGTTAAAGTTACCGCCAACGTGCTTGTGTAAGCTTCCCCAGATTTTGGGCCATTGTAAAGTTGGTTTTTAAGTTACAATTTCCTCGAGTAATTCCGCAGGCGTTCTAAAATTAAGTGCCTGGTGCGGCCGGTGATGGTTGTAGTCCTGCATCCATTCCTCTGTTTTCTGCCGCACCTCCGACAGGGTTCTGAACACGTAAGCGTTAAGCAACTCTCTCCTGATGCTGCCGTTGCAGCGCTCGATGTAGGCGTTCTGCATGGGCTTACCGGGCTGAATGAACACTAGCCTGACCTTGTTTCCTTTGCACCAGTCCTCCAACTTGTGGGAGATAAATTCCGGTCCGTTGTCCACCCGGATCATCTCCGGCAGGCCCCTGAACTCCCTTAGGTACTCCAGCACCCGGATCAGCCGCAGGGCCGGTATGGACAGGTCCGCCTCCATGGTGAGGATCTCGCGGTTGTAGTCATCGACTATGTTCAACAGCCTGAACTTTCTGCCGTCCCAGAGGCTGTCACTCATGAAGGCCACTGACCAGACCTGGTTGATCTTCTCCGGCTGGAACAGGGCCTGCTTGACGCGAGCGGGCAATCTTTTCCGGTGCCTTCTCCTGATGTTTAGTTTGAGCTGGCTGTAGACCCTATAGACTCTCTTGTGGTTCCACTCATGCCCCTTCCTCCTGATCCGGTGGAAGCACTGCCAGAAGCCGATGGTCGGGTGCTTCTCCACCAGCAGCTGCAACTGCTCTTCTATGAGGCTGTCGTCTTTCTCTTTTGGCTTGTACCCATAGGTGCTTCTGGCTACACCCGCCGCCTTGCAAGCCTGACGCACGCTCACCCCGTGCTCCTCTACCATAAACCCCACCAGCGCCTTCTTCTCGTCAGGCTCTAAAGCTTTTTTTCCACTGCGTCCTTCAAAGCGTGGTGCACCAGCGAGAGCTCGGCGAACATCTTCTTGAGGCGGGCGTTCTCCTCCTCCAGCTCCTTCATCCGCTTGAGCTCCTTTACCTCCAGCCCCGCGTAGCGCTGGCGCCACTTGTAGAAGGCGGCCGTGGTGATGCCCAGTTCCCGGCAGAGCTCCTGGGCGTTGCGGCCCTGCTCATGCTCCTTGAGGGCCTTGATGATCTGTGATTCTGTGAAGCGTGTCTTCTTCATTCCATTATAAAGTTATAGGTTTTTGTAACTTTACAATGGCCGACTTTCAGGGAAGTCTACGTAATTGGCCATAAGGCGGCGTAGCTGGCTTATGGGTGTGGTTACCTTTTAGTACTTTTTATTTTTGGGTGAACTTAGTGAGTTCTTTTATATACATATCACCGAAGTTTTCTTTGGTCATTGTAATAAATCCTTCTGTGTGGTTGCCGCTGTGCCTTAAGGTTTCCCTGTTACTCCTTTGCTGGGCAATCTTCTCACTGTCTTCTACTGTCGTGAATTCGTCTTTCTCACCTGCCACAAGAAGCATGTCATACTGTATTCTTTTCAGCTGTGAAGTATAGTTGGCGGCACCCTTAGGTAAGATGATGTCCCTGTTCTTCAGTGCCTTTATTTTTGCTACATAGGCAGTAGGATCATACACATAACCTTCACCTATCAGAAAGTCCGCTTTTTCCTGTTGCAGGGCAAGAGTTGCGACGATAGTCCCCATAGAGAAGGCCAGTATACCAGTCCTATTTCCCTTGATGCTCTTCTTCGTCCATCCTAGTACAGATTGAAGGTCAGTGGCAAATTCGTTGTAGTAAAGGTTCAGTGGGTTTATCTCAAAGTCTGAGCTTTTACCAAATCCCCTGTAGTCAAAGGCGACCACAGTGTATCCGCTTTCTGTTAGCGCCTTAATGTGGTAAAGCCAATAGGGCATGTTGCCGCCGTCGGCATAAGCCAGTACCAATGTAGTTTTGTTGTCTTTAGATGGTGCTGGCTTTATAAGCCACGTGTTTAGATCATATCCATCAGGAGTTCTTACTACCTGCTGCTTATAATTCATCCCTAGGCTATCTGGTGTGGTAACATACTCTCTTACTGGCTTGATAGCATAACTGTCAATGGAAAAAAGCAAAATAATAACTAGAAGTATGTTTTTCATTTTATAGTTGTGTATTAAAGGTAACGTGCTTGGCCATAAGGCGGCGTAGCTGGCTTATGGGTGTGGTTAGTGGATGTTGTTCTTAAATTCCCCAGCTTTCATACTTGATGAATTTGAACTGCTTTTCCTTCTGGTCAAAGGAATAGACAGCTCGGCCACCACCAGAGTTTAACAGCCGTATTTCTCCTTTCTCTTTTTTAGCTCTCAAAGGCAGGATTGGAACATAAAACTGCCCGTTTTGAAAGTTTAGAGGGAAAAGGTAATGGTAGATGATTCCATCTTTGTCTTTTAAAATTACGCTAAGCTCACCTTCATTTTCGTTGACTATTTTGATAAAAGTGTTCCCTATTATAGTCATTAGGCTGTCAGTCACTACTTCGGGTTGATTACTCAAGTAAAGAGTGTCGTACTTAATGCCACTCTTATCAAGGTCCTTTAGATACTGACTTAAGGCGTCATAATAGATATTATTAAGTCCATAAGCTTCTGTAGAGTTTATACTTTGTCCCAGCACAGCTATTGGCATGAGAAGTAGCAGCAACAGAAGCTTTTTCATATTTTCTTTTTCTATAATTTAATATACCCACTAACGTTGCTCGTGCAGCCTAAGCCTGTAGCGTAGCAAGGGTTAAGGCTGAACTATGTTGTGGGTTGTGGTTTTTAGTTCGTGTTCATTTTTAGTCTGACATAGTCCCCAACT includes:
- a CDS encoding IS3 family transposase (programmed frameshift), which produces MKKTRFTESQIIKALKEHEQGRNAQELCRELGITTAAFYKWRQRYAGLEVKELKRMKELEEENARLKKMFAELSLVHHALKDAVEKKPLEPDEKKALVGFMVEEHGVSVRQACKAAGVARSTYGYKPKEKDDSLIEEQLQLLVEKHPTIGFWQCFHRIRRKGHEWNHKRVYRVYSQLKLNIRRRHRKRLPARVKQALFQPEKINQVWSVAFMSDSLWDGRKFRLLNIVDDYNREILTMEADLSIPALRLIRVLEYLREFRGLPEMIRVDNGPEFISHKLEDWCKGNKVRLVFIQPGKPMQNAYIERCNGSIRRELLNAYVFRTLSEVRQKTEEWMQDYNHHRPHQALNFRTPAELLEEIVT
- a CDS encoding amino acid permease; this encodes MAKHIFATKSVDNLIRESEGGEHGLKRTLTATNLTMLGVGAIIGAGIFVLTGTAAANAAGPAIVISFLIAGLGCLFAGLCYAEFASMIPIAGSAYTYGYATLGEFIAWIIGWDLILEYLFGAATVAVGWSGNFVSLLKSLGIHVPAAIASAPLAYNGSSFELTGALMNLPAIILILIMTALLVVGIQESAKLNNVIVIVKVAIVLLVIGFGFQYVNTANWEPFIPAKEILTDGSSRYGWQGVVAGAAIVFFSYIGFDAVSTAAQEAKNPQRDMPISMLVSLGICTLLYVLMSLVLTGLVPFKMLNVPDPVLVALEAAGPALKWLYFFTGVGAVAGLASVVLVMLMGQPRIFYAMSRDGLLPAIFGTVHPKYKTPYVPTILTGLVAAVVAGIFPIGLLGELVSIGTLLAFVIVCAGIIILRRTNPNIPRPFKTPLVPLVPALGILICGYMMVNLGFDTWLRLLVWMGIGVVIYFFYGRKHSKLRKQDTSPAEARELVS
- a CDS encoding alpha/beta hydrolase family protein codes for the protein MKNILLVIILLFSIDSYAIKPVREYVTTPDSLGMNYKQQVVRTPDGYDLNTWLIKPAPSKDNKTTLVLAYADGGNMPYWLYHIKALTESGYTVVAFDYRGFGKSSDFEINPLNLYYNEFATDLQSVLGWTKKSIKGNRTGILAFSMGTIVATLALQQEKADFLIGEGYVYDPTAYVAKIKALKNRDIILPKGAANYTSQLKRIQYDMLLVAGEKDEFTTVEDSEKIAQQRSNRETLRHSGNHTEGFITMTKENFGDMYIKELTKFTQK